A DNA window from Selenomonas sp. oral taxon 126 contains the following coding sequences:
- a CDS encoding ATP--guanido phosphotransferase → MAVDELLRSSRLSWFGTEGADSDVVISSRVRLARNLVSLPFPGRANLAQLAQIQETLDPVLAGLGAELGQPFDRIALDELTALQREVLIEKRLVSEKFAEVQPHRLAYISADTRISILVNEDDHLRIQSMTPGLSLTQAFETASRVDDYIEERLDLAFDETMGYLTAYPTNLGTGLRASVILHLPGLVYTRNIENIVNTSPQLGLAVHPLEGIGEGAHFYKISNQLTLGYSEAEMIENLQTAAGEIAAHERRARKALSYFGKDGIEDGVWRAYGILSYARSLTEQELFALVSRVRYGIDRGIIKEVTPDCYAEIIVAARDGALKYTAENENLSTGEISAIRASRVRAILQKYRTQG, encoded by the coding sequence ATGGCAGTTGATGAGCTCCTTCGGAGCAGTCGGCTCTCGTGGTTCGGCACGGAGGGCGCGGACAGCGATGTCGTGATCTCGAGCCGCGTGCGGCTGGCACGCAATCTCGTATCGCTGCCCTTCCCGGGGCGTGCGAACCTCGCGCAGCTGGCTCAGATTCAGGAGACGCTTGACCCTGTCCTTGCGGGACTTGGGGCGGAGCTTGGGCAGCCGTTTGACCGCATCGCACTCGATGAGCTCACTGCCCTGCAGCGTGAGGTGCTGATCGAGAAGCGGCTTGTCAGTGAGAAATTTGCCGAGGTGCAGCCGCATCGGCTCGCATACATCAGCGCCGATACGCGCATCAGTATTCTCGTCAATGAGGATGACCATCTCAGGATTCAGTCGATGACGCCGGGGCTTTCGCTCACGCAGGCATTTGAGACAGCGTCACGCGTGGATGACTATATCGAGGAGCGCCTTGATCTCGCCTTTGATGAGACGATGGGGTACCTGACGGCATATCCGACCAATCTCGGGACGGGGCTGCGCGCCTCGGTCATCCTGCATCTGCCCGGGCTGGTCTACACGCGCAACATCGAGAACATTGTCAATACATCGCCGCAGCTTGGACTTGCTGTGCACCCGCTCGAGGGGATTGGCGAGGGGGCACATTTCTACAAGATTTCCAATCAGCTCACCCTCGGTTACTCAGAGGCGGAGATGATCGAGAATTTGCAGACGGCTGCAGGAGAGATCGCCGCACATGAGCGGCGCGCACGCAAGGCTCTTTCCTACTTCGGGAAGGACGGCATCGAGGATGGCGTATGGCGTGCCTATGGCATCCTGTCCTATGCGCGCTCGCTGACGGAGCAGGAGCTCTTCGCTCTCGTTTCGCGCGTGCGCTACGGCATTGACCGGGGGATCATCAAAGAGGTGACACCGGACTGCTATGCGGAGATCATCGTTGCAGCACGCGACGGTGCGCTCAAGTATACGGCAGAAAACGAAAATCTATCCACGGGGGAAATCAGCGCCATACGTGCTTCGCGTGTGCGCGCGATCTTACAAAAATATCGAACGCAGGGATGA